From one Rhineura floridana isolate rRhiFlo1 chromosome 4, rRhiFlo1.hap2, whole genome shotgun sequence genomic stretch:
- the TNFAIP3 gene encoding tumor necrosis factor alpha-induced protein 3 isoform X2, translating to MHAASQYMWGVQDVDLVLRKALFSALREVDTRNFKLRWQRETLKSQEFVATGLCYDTRNWEDEWENLIKMASAETSVAQRGLQYNSLEEMHIFVLVNILRRPVIVVADKMLRSLQSGSSFSPLNVGGIYLPLHWPAEECYRYPIILAYDSMHFTPLVILKENGPEIRAVPLVSCERGRFEDLKVHFLTDSEEREKEKLLRDYLMVIEIPVQGWDPGTTHLINAAKLDEGNLPKEINLVEDYFQLVQHEYKKWQENVEPVGTEAGTRNRLELNLPQLSLVEAKCETPNCPFYMSVSTQPYCHECFEQRQKGNKVRRQNLRMGSENLRANKSALSKGEHCEPAAWISEEPMSGPRSAPPTAPSLFLYSETTAMKCRSPGCPFTLNIKYSGLCERCYNNTMELSPCSRRTDQEQSDQVTCTFCLKDTNRTFNGMCSSCFKRTRDHLSNASSGVMPSGHQRSASDPTHLSQSLLQHSCCTPTSNSAAEPPPYLPSQTLEELKGSSKCRKPGCSFFGTPQNEGFCTLCYFEYQENKDASLLHHRRSQQTSPALGHLGTSAATYQNTVSCLGRECATVGSTMLEGYCQKCFIKAQSKRLREARRTEDQLVRQSERTGQHKDLCQTSSSSQTHKCATASCRNNLASKNRELCQECLHVGQQAQPGGPRGGPPADELPKQHCRAPACDHYGNNKCNGYCNECYQFKQIYG from the exons ATGCATGCTGCATCACAGTACATGTGGGGTGTCCAAGATGTTGACTTAGTCCTGAGAAAAGCATTGTTTAGTGCCCTCAGAGAAGTTGATACACGCAACTTTAAATTGCGCTGGCAACGAGAGACACTTAAATCACAGGAATTTGTGGCAACAGGACTCTGCTATGACACCCGG AACTGGGAAGACGAATGGGAGAATCTCATCAAAATGGCATCAGCAGAAACATCAGTTGCCCAAAGAGGCCTTCAGTATAATTCACTGGAAGAAATGCACATATTTGTCCTTGTTAACATCCTACGGCGGCCAGTCATAGTTGTTGCAG ataaaatgctAAGAAGTTTGCAGTCGGGTTCAAGCTTTTCCCCTCTGAATGTTGGTGGAATTTACTTGCCTCTTCACTGGCCAGCAGAAGAGTGTTATCGATACCCCATCATCCTTGCGTATGACAGTATGCACTTTACCCCTCTGGTCATTTTGAAAGAGAATGGCCCAG AGATCCGGGCAGTGCCATTGGTTAGCTGTGAAAGAGGCAGGTTTGAAGACCTGAAGGTGCATTTTCTAACAGActctgaagaaagggagaaagaaaagcTGCTAAGAGACTACCTTATGGTGATAGAAATTCCCGTGCAAGGTTGGGATCCTGGAACCACACATCTCATTAATGCTGCAAA GTTGGATGAAGGGAACTTGCCCAAAGAGATTAACCTAGTGGAAGACTACTTTCAGCTGGTGCAGCATGAATATAAGAAGTGGCAAGAAAACGTTGAGCCTGTTGGGACAGAAGCGGGCACGAGGAACCGGCTGGAGTTGAACTTACCCCAGCTGTCGCTCGTGGAGGCAAAATGTGAAACTCCCAATTGCCCTTTCTACATGTCTGTGAGCACCCAGCCTTACTGCCACGAGTGCTTTGAGCAGAGGCAGAAAGGAAATAAGGTGAGGCGGCAGAACCTCCGGATGGGGTCTGAGAACCTCCGGGCAAATAAATCTGCTTTGTCTAAGGGTGAGCATTGTGAGCCTGCTGCATGGATCTCTGAAGAGCCGATGTCGGGGCCTCGCTCTGCGCCCCCCACAGCACCGAGCCTTTTTCTGTACAGCGAAACCACCGCCATGAAGTGCAGGAGTCCCGGCTGCCCTTTCACACTGAATATAAAATACAGTGGGCTCTGTGAGCGCTGCTACAACAACACCATGGAGCTCAGCCCTTGCAGTCGCCGAACTGACCAGGAGCAGTCAGACCAGGTGACCTGCACGTTCTGCCTTAAGGACACCAATAGGACCTTCAATGGCATGTGCAGTTCTTGTTTCAAAAGAACTAGAGACCATTTGTCAAATGCCAGCTCAGGGGTCATGCCTTCAGGCCATCAGAGATCTGCTTCTGACCCCACCCATCTATCGCAGAGCCTCCTTCAGCATTCCTGCTGCACACCAACCAGCAACAGTGCAGCAGAGCCTCCTCCATATCTTCCATCCCAAACACTGGAAGAGTTGAAGGGGAGTAGTAAATGCAGGAAACCTGGCTGTAGCTTTTTTGGGACTCCTCAGAACGAAGGCTTTTGCACACTGTGTTATTTTGAGTACCAGGAAAATAAAG ATGCTTCACTACTTCATCACAGAAGGTCTCAGCAGACTTCGCCTGCCTTAGGgcatttgggaacctctgctgccACGTACCAGAACACTGTTTCCTGTCTGGGTCGAGAATGCGCCACAGTAGGGAGCACGATGCTTGAGGGATACTGCCAAAAGTGTTTTATAAAAGCACAGAGCAAGCGGCTCCGTGAAGCCAGAAGGACTGAAGACCAGTTAGTGAGACAATCAGAG cgAACAGGACAACACAAAGATTTATGCCAGACATCATCAAGCTCTCAGACGCACAAGTGCGCCACAGCCTCTTGCAGGAACAACTTAGCTTCCAAGAACAGGGAACTGTGTCAGGAATGCCTGCATGTTGGGCAACAGGCACAGCCTGGGGGACCTCGGGGAGGCCCTCCAGCAGATGAGCTTCCCAAACAGCACTGCCGAGCCCCTGCCTGTGATCACTATGGCAATAACAAGTGCAACGGCTACTGCAACGAGTGCTACCAGTTCAAGCAGATCTATGGTTAG